TCCCATGACTGACATGATGAAACTGCTATCCGACCTGACGCCGCTCAATCGCGTGGTTTGCTCCAGCGACTTTGACGATACCATTCGCTACATGCAGGACATTCTGCCATTTCGAGAACATACCTATTCTGCTGATAATAACTATAATGGTTGGGTGATTCCCAATAAATGGGATATCAAAGCCGCTAGAATTGATTATCAGGGAAAAACGATCTACGAGAGCGGACATCCGCTGGCCGTCATGGCTCTCTCCACCTCTTTCAGTGGCACCGTGGATCGCGAGGAACTGCGGCGCCACCTCCATTATGATCACCGTTACCCCGATGCTGTCCCTTTCCACTTCCGTCAGCTCTTTCGTAGTTGGCAGCGAGACTGGGGGTTCTGTGTGCCAAAAACCTTCTACGACGGCCTACAGGAAGGGGAGTACGATGTTCTGATCGAGACTGAAGAGGCGCCGGGAACGCTGCGGGTGATAGATTACACTCTCGAGGGGAAGTCCCCTGAAACTATCATTTTTGCTGCCAACTTGGACCACCCCGGTGTGGCTAACGACGGCCTATCCGGTGTAGCGGTGGGAGTGTCCCTGTTTGAGGCATTACGCCGGCGTCAGGAAAAGACCAACTTCAGCTACCGACTGGTACTGGCACCAGGAATCATCGGCAATGAGTATTATCTTGGCCACCTAGCGAGTGCCGAGAAAGAGCACTTGCTAGAAGGGGTCATGCTGGAAATGCTAGGTTCACCTACCGAGCTTGCCCTTCAGCATTCTCGTCATCGAGAGTCCAATATAGAGTTAGCAGTGGCCGAGTCGCTAGTAGCGAATGACTGTGAACATCATACTGGCGAATTTGAAAGCGAGTTACTTAACGACGAGTACATCTGGGAAGCCTATGGCATTCCCATGGCATCATTATCA
Above is a window of Halomonas sp. I5-271120 DNA encoding:
- a CDS encoding DUF4910 domain-containing protein, which translates into the protein MTDMMKLLSDLTPLNRVVCSSDFDDTIRYMQDILPFREHTYSADNNYNGWVIPNKWDIKAARIDYQGKTIYESGHPLAVMALSTSFSGTVDREELRRHLHYDHRYPDAVPFHFRQLFRSWQRDWGFCVPKTFYDGLQEGEYDVLIETEEAPGTLRVIDYTLEGKSPETIIFAANLDHPGVANDGLSGVAVGVSLFEALRRRQEKTNFSYRLVLAPGIIGNEYYLGHLASAEKEHLLEGVMLEMLGSPTELALQHSRHRESNIELAVAESLVANDCEHHTGEFESELLNDEYIWEAYGIPMASLSRFPYPEYHTDRDNLDLMRPERLEEAVKVLLDAVETLESSSIVRKRFSGNICLSNPEYDLYIDPGQVAFGDMPDEQRRRMRLLMDTIPTLTRPTSINILAERVGLPLTMVENYLAKWVRHGLLELT